In the Victivallis sp. Marseille-Q1083 genome, one interval contains:
- a CDS encoding AraC family transcriptional regulator, whose product MEISLDTPIVFEFACGDVTVVEPGHHTGWRQFPQHVLVINAGDHRGRCERAASPAVHFLPQTGILVRAQTRHRFITREMLKNGISIWCHFQVSIFHRLDLLDFFDLPDFFPAATVGPLRKSLLKLLRPPAGLSPLASSLHRQSAGLALVGELIRHGTPRPEKLERVDDLHRLAPALRQLHSHLAARPTLAALAGTVHLSESRFAALFKATIGVSPLAYWQNLRLDRAHQLLSTGQYNSEETAAELGFYDVFHFIKCFKKRFGVTPAAFRRQPPTVF is encoded by the coding sequence ATGGAAATATCGCTTGACACACCGATTGTTTTCGAATTCGCCTGCGGCGATGTCACCGTCGTCGAACCGGGACACCACACCGGCTGGCGGCAATTTCCGCAGCATGTACTGGTGATCAACGCCGGCGACCATCGCGGCCGCTGCGAGCGGGCCGCCTCCCCGGCCGTGCATTTCCTGCCGCAGACCGGCATCCTGGTCCGGGCGCAAACCCGGCACCGCTTCATCACAAGAGAAATGCTGAAGAACGGCATCTCGATCTGGTGCCATTTTCAAGTCAGCATTTTCCACCGGCTGGATTTGCTGGACTTCTTCGACCTGCCGGATTTTTTTCCGGCCGCCACCGTCGGCCCGCTCCGGAAGTCCCTGCTCAAGCTGCTGCGGCCGCCGGCGGGGCTGTCGCCATTGGCAAGTTCGCTGCACCGGCAAAGCGCCGGTTTGGCGCTGGTCGGCGAACTCATCAGGCATGGCACGCCCCGGCCGGAGAAACTGGAACGAGTCGACGACCTGCACCGGCTGGCACCGGCGCTGCGGCAACTGCACAGTCATCTGGCGGCACGGCCGACACTGGCGGCACTGGCCGGAACCGTCCACCTTTCGGAATCGCGTTTTGCCGCGCTGTTCAAAGCGACCATCGGAGTTTCGCCGTTGGCTTATTGGCAGAACCTGCGGCTGGATCGAGCCCATCAATTACTGAGTACCGGCCAATACAATTCGGAGGAGACGGCGGCGGAGCTGGGGTTTTACGATGTCTTTCACTTCATCAAATGTTTCAAAAAACGTTTCGGCGTCACGCCGGCGGCATTCCGGCGCCAGCCGCCGACCGTTTTTTGA
- a CDS encoding DUF2059 domain-containing protein, producing MKKFFRLCSLALLLSLTGRLPAAEPAAPAQPVYPAAAYETAYQLLDVLKTREMLDDSLAAMLKMQLEHSNANAAQRQIFENFFRKYLSFDLLKQGFADIYLAEFTVPELQELIAFYQTPLGQKLAARQALLSRQSAALGQAQIQAHLPELQQQLAAAAEEQ from the coding sequence ATGAAAAAGTTCTTCCGCCTTTGCAGCCTCGCCCTGCTGCTGAGCCTGACCGGCCGGCTCCCGGCCGCGGAACCGGCCGCGCCGGCCCAACCGGTCTATCCGGCGGCAGCCTACGAAACCGCCTATCAATTGCTCGACGTCCTGAAAACCCGTGAAATGCTCGACGATTCGCTGGCGGCAATGCTGAAAATGCAATTGGAACACAGCAATGCCAACGCGGCGCAACGGCAGATTTTCGAAAACTTTTTTCGGAAATATCTTTCGTTCGACCTTTTGAAGCAGGGATTCGCCGACATCTACCTGGCCGAATTCACCGTACCGGAGCTGCAGGAATTGATCGCCTTCTACCAGACGCCCCTCGGTCAGAAGTTAGCCGCCAGGCAGGCGCTGCTTTCCCGGCAGAGCGCCGCCCTGGGCCAGGCTCAAATTCAGGCGCACCTGCCGGAATTGCAGCAGCAACTGGCGGCGGCGGCGGAAGAACAATAA
- a CDS encoding glycoside hydrolase family 36 protein gives MNEMWNVIGFPAFRYDGEAFDPARCEVMERLLAETAGYRRWQLCCTLPDRKLMLRLTRTEYRDYPVAEYLPELLGIGDEASGLVEDFQALAFVLPLPRSERWDEYPYREVRVRRNLGSKNAQDDFVAADAVLRDRYPVDRLTMDTDEGRSSAAFLPFFGVDLSPEEGYNFGLGWSGAWRADFHLDTALRITAGQRKTCFRVLPGETIRQMSVAVQHRSGLSAAAGRNQWRRFLLEYHSPRDRAGNLLLPPLPLCAWGGMSNRALQEMVRIREEHLLPYDTFWVDAGWFGPAREVADSEYDGSDWYRTVGDWRINPVPHPDGLKPVADTVHAAGMKFLLWVEIERVMPDAPVAQEHPDWLLHAGDDVGNLLLDLGNPAAWQWAFETVAGLIRSQGVDIYRQDFNFNTIPFWTEADAPDRQGICEAKYIAGLYRLWDALRTEFPDLLIDNCASGGRRLDLETVSRSICLWRSDLLGRPWFDCSECNHTENGYLSGWLPLHAGGVTMNPLDDYALLSGVGTGGSFSGFGALELAPAEWEWLRSRLELVQRVRRYFLADFYLLTPQPENRRNFYAVQCHDPETDSGVVLAFRRPESPEASLKLSCHAVVPAARYRLERWEGDESDVGGETLQQWHLEFPAPRSVQLYFYRRIQA, from the coding sequence ATGAATGAAATGTGGAATGTCATCGGTTTTCCGGCGTTCCGTTACGACGGCGAAGCGTTCGATCCGGCCCGCTGTGAGGTGATGGAGCGATTGCTGGCCGAGACCGCTGGATATCGGCGCTGGCAGCTCTGCTGCACGCTGCCGGACCGGAAGCTGATGCTGCGGCTGACCCGGACCGAATATCGCGACTATCCGGTGGCGGAGTACCTGCCGGAACTGTTGGGAATCGGTGACGAAGCCAGCGGGCTGGTCGAGGATTTTCAAGCCTTGGCGTTTGTTCTGCCGCTGCCGCGTTCGGAACGCTGGGATGAGTATCCTTATCGTGAGGTACGGGTGCGGCGGAATCTGGGCAGCAAAAATGCGCAGGATGATTTCGTCGCCGCCGATGCGGTCCTGCGCGACCGTTATCCGGTCGATCGGTTGACCATGGATACCGACGAAGGCCGTTCTTCGGCGGCTTTTCTGCCGTTTTTCGGCGTCGATTTGTCGCCGGAAGAGGGATACAATTTCGGATTGGGCTGGAGCGGAGCGTGGCGGGCGGATTTTCATCTGGATACCGCGCTGCGGATCACTGCCGGCCAGCGGAAAACCTGTTTCCGGGTATTGCCGGGGGAAACCATCCGCCAGATGTCGGTTGCCGTGCAGCACCGTTCCGGCCTCTCTGCCGCCGCCGGCCGGAATCAGTGGCGGCGTTTTCTCCTGGAATATCATTCGCCGCGCGACCGCGCCGGAAATTTGCTGCTGCCGCCGCTGCCGTTGTGCGCCTGGGGCGGTATGTCCAACCGGGCGTTGCAGGAGATGGTCCGGATACGGGAGGAACATCTCCTGCCTTATGACACCTTCTGGGTGGATGCCGGCTGGTTCGGCCCGGCCCGGGAAGTGGCCGACAGTGAATACGACGGCAGCGACTGGTACAGGACCGTCGGCGACTGGCGGATCAATCCGGTGCCGCATCCCGACGGGCTGAAACCGGTTGCCGATACGGTTCATGCCGCCGGCATGAAGTTTCTGCTCTGGGTTGAAATCGAGCGGGTGATGCCCGACGCGCCGGTGGCGCAGGAGCATCCGGACTGGCTGCTGCATGCCGGCGACGATGTCGGCAATTTGCTGCTCGACCTGGGCAATCCGGCGGCCTGGCAGTGGGCGTTCGAGACGGTTGCCGGCTTGATCCGGAGCCAGGGGGTCGACATTTACCGGCAGGATTTCAATTTCAATACCATTCCTTTCTGGACGGAGGCCGATGCGCCCGACCGGCAGGGGATCTGCGAAGCGAAATATATTGCCGGACTGTACCGGCTGTGGGATGCTTTGCGGACGGAGTTCCCGGATTTGCTGATCGACAACTGCGCCTCCGGCGGCCGGCGGCTGGACCTGGAGACGGTATCGCGCAGCATCTGCCTCTGGCGGTCGGATCTGCTGGGGCGGCCGTGGTTCGACTGCAGCGAATGCAATCACACCGAGAACGGCTATCTGAGCGGCTGGCTGCCGCTGCATGCCGGCGGGGTGACGATGAATCCGCTGGATGATTACGCTTTGTTGAGCGGCGTTGGCACCGGCGGTTCTTTCAGCGGTTTCGGTGCGCTCGAACTTGCTCCGGCGGAATGGGAGTGGCTGCGGTCCCGGCTGGAATTGGTACAGCGGGTCAGGCGGTATTTTCTCGCTGATTTCTACCTGTTGACCCCGCAGCCGGAAAATCGGCGGAATTTCTATGCGGTGCAATGCCATGATCCGGAGACCGATTCCGGGGTGGTGCTGGCGTTCCGCCGTCCGGAATCCCCGGAAGCTTCGTTGAAGTTGTCATGCCACGCGGTGGTTCCGGCGGCCCGTTACCGGCTGGAACGGTGGGAAGGGGACGAATCGGATGTCGGCGGCGAAACTCTGCAGCAGTGGCATCTGGAATTTCCGGCGCCGCGCAGCGTACAGCTCTATTTCTACCGGCGAATCCAGGCGTGA
- a CDS encoding MBL fold metallo-hydrolase, whose amino-acid sequence MQLTILGSAAAEGVPALWCECEACRHALEHGGKDLRRRCSYLLDRDTMIDFGPDAFWQMTHFKIDLRTIKRLIFTHSHEDHLNAVDLLWRHAGYSVVHHPINVFGNRWVFNRLVQAMIFGVEETGLDTLKINPAVACSGREIRDDDLELLPIAANHTHHEEALNYLLQRNGRSLLIVNDSGYWKESSWDLIRRRHADAVILDSTCGIKYPDARDNHMGCNTVVAFRDRLLELEVIDRDTPVYANHFSHNGIFNHEELCAFYEPHRIQVGYDGLTIEV is encoded by the coding sequence ATGCAACTGACCATTCTCGGTTCCGCCGCAGCGGAAGGCGTTCCGGCGCTGTGGTGCGAATGCGAGGCCTGCCGCCATGCCCTCGAACACGGCGGCAAAGACCTCAGACGCCGCTGCTCCTATCTGCTCGACCGCGATACGATGATCGATTTCGGCCCGGACGCTTTCTGGCAGATGACCCACTTCAAAATCGACCTGCGAACCATCAAGCGGCTGATTTTCACCCATTCCCACGAAGACCACCTCAACGCGGTCGACCTGCTGTGGCGGCATGCCGGCTACAGCGTCGTCCATCATCCCATCAACGTCTTCGGCAACCGGTGGGTCTTCAACCGGCTGGTCCAGGCGATGATATTCGGCGTCGAGGAAACCGGATTGGATACGTTGAAAATCAATCCGGCGGTCGCCTGTTCCGGCCGGGAAATCCGCGACGACGACTTGGAACTGTTGCCGATCGCCGCCAACCATACCCACCACGAAGAGGCATTGAACTATCTGCTGCAGCGCAACGGCCGCAGCCTGCTGATCGTCAACGACAGCGGCTACTGGAAGGAGAGCAGTTGGGACTTGATCCGCCGCCGGCACGCCGACGCGGTGATACTGGACAGCACCTGCGGCATCAAATATCCGGACGCCCGGGACAACCACATGGGCTGCAACACGGTGGTCGCCTTCCGCGACCGGCTGCTCGAACTGGAGGTCATCGACCGCGATACGCCGGTGTACGCCAACCATTTTTCCCACAACGGCATTTTCAACCACGAAGAGCTCTGCGCCTTTTATGAACCGCACCGCATCCAAGTCGGTTATGACGGCCTGACCATCGAAGTCTGA
- a CDS encoding glycogen-binding domain-containing protein, with product MKMIQLKKPVAGSRRVAFRVKAATGRRVRLIGSFNGWNEPARPMVDWRHDGIYRGMLSLLPGVYEYNFIIDGQWYSDAANPNRKSWQPGKSRSILKVS from the coding sequence ATGAAAATGATTCAATTGAAAAAGCCGGTCGCCGGCAGCAGGCGGGTTGCTTTCCGGGTCAAGGCCGCGACCGGGCGACGGGTTCGGCTGATCGGTTCGTTCAACGGTTGGAATGAGCCGGCGCGGCCGATGGTCGATTGGCGGCACGATGGCATTTATCGCGGGATGTTGTCCCTGCTGCCGGGCGTCTATGAATATAATTTCATCATCGACGGGCAATGGTACAGCGACGCGGCCAACCCGAACCGGAAAAGCTGGCAGCCCGGCAAAAGCCGGAGTATTTTGAAAGTCTCCTGA
- a CDS encoding iron-containing alcohol dehydrogenase: MWEQGVDIHEVRELRVNSLVYLGVGAIHKIEEIAAQLKAREIASVLVVSGRNAYKATGAWDIIRAALDKNGIKYVNYDRVSANPTVDQVDEAAAMGRAALATAVIAIGGGSPIDAGKSAAILLKYPDRTARDIYEYSFSPSEAVPIVAVNLTHGTGTEADRFAVVTVPEKEFKPVVAYDCLYPTWSIDDPALTVGLPPNQTRYVSIDAVNHVVEAATSKGASPYSIMLAKETIRLVAAYLPAALADGKDLTARYFLHYASLIAGVAFDNALLHYTHALEHPLSAVKPDLTHGLGLAMLLPAVVKNIYPAEAAVLADILSPIVPGLSADVEDGSVAARGVEKWLCSVGADHKLADEGFGEKDIPRLVELTFTTPSLSLLLSMAPTLADRQAVEEIYRESLRPMR, encoded by the coding sequence ATGTGGGAACAAGGTGTCGACATTCATGAAGTTCGGGAATTGCGGGTCAATTCGCTGGTCTATCTCGGCGTTGGCGCGATTCACAAGATTGAGGAGATTGCCGCGCAGTTGAAGGCGCGCGAGATCGCCAGCGTGCTGGTGGTTTCCGGCCGGAACGCCTACAAAGCGACCGGCGCCTGGGATATTATCCGGGCGGCGCTGGACAAGAACGGCATCAAATACGTCAATTACGACCGGGTGTCGGCCAATCCGACCGTCGACCAGGTGGACGAAGCGGCGGCGATGGGCCGCGCCGCGTTGGCGACGGCGGTGATCGCCATCGGCGGCGGCAGTCCGATCGATGCCGGCAAAAGTGCGGCGATTCTGCTGAAATATCCGGATCGGACCGCCCGCGATATTTATGAATACAGTTTTTCGCCGTCGGAAGCCGTGCCGATCGTCGCGGTGAATCTGACCCATGGCACCGGGACGGAAGCCGACCGGTTTGCCGTCGTCACGGTGCCGGAAAAGGAATTCAAACCGGTGGTCGCCTATGACTGCCTCTATCCGACCTGGTCGATCGACGATCCGGCGTTGACGGTCGGCCTGCCGCCGAACCAGACCCGTTATGTCAGTATCGATGCGGTCAACCACGTCGTCGAAGCGGCGACCAGCAAAGGGGCCAGCCCGTATTCGATCATGCTGGCCAAGGAGACGATCCGGCTGGTGGCCGCCTATTTGCCGGCGGCGCTGGCGGACGGCAAGGACCTGACCGCCCGTTATTTCCTGCATTACGCTTCCCTGATCGCCGGGGTGGCGTTCGACAACGCTCTGTTGCATTATACCCATGCTTTGGAGCATCCGCTGAGTGCGGTCAAGCCGGATTTGACGCACGGCCTGGGGCTGGCGATGCTGCTGCCGGCGGTCGTCAAGAATATCTATCCGGCGGAAGCGGCGGTGCTGGCGGATATTTTAAGCCCGATCGTGCCCGGGCTGAGCGCCGATGTCGAGGACGGCAGCGTGGCCGCCCGCGGCGTGGAAAAATGGTTGTGTTCGGTCGGGGCCGATCATAAACTGGCCGACGAGGGCTTTGGCGAGAAGGATATTCCGCGGCTGGTGGAACTGACCTTCACGACGCCGTCGCTGTCGCTGCTGCTGAGCATGGCGCCGACGCTGGCCGACCGCCAGGCGGTGGAGGAAATCTACCGGGAATCGTTGCGGCCGATGCGCTGA
- a CDS encoding phosphodiester glycosidase family protein, with protein MMKMWRRLGMLLAFAGCFGLTAGAAEIAVPGEVLAPGQGIAESTQHLWPGYGLFTYSYEDLYGGPQTVSILKVDLNDPALELGIGVCPDDNRQTVSALGKRYHALAAVNAGYFNFSPSSAVGLLKVNGEMLCDALGGVDSSGYLYFTGSRVGVATPEEVNTGLGDNMRWSFPLLVKDGEIYDRIGDYDHTLQRHNRTAVGVTADNQLFLVVFDGRTPGRAIGVTCPQLADFMKRLGCVDAINMDGGGSTTMWVESLGVVNHPTDNRKFDHAGERRVYDILYVRLKSAAELPLEPSAEEAPDSLDQTDPDNEAFTAAA; from the coding sequence ATGATGAAAATGTGGCGCAGGTTGGGGATGCTGCTGGCGTTTGCCGGTTGTTTCGGCTTGACTGCCGGGGCTGCTGAAATCGCGGTGCCGGGAGAGGTGCTCGCTCCGGGACAGGGGATTGCGGAAAGCACCCAGCATCTCTGGCCGGGATACGGCTTGTTCACTTACAGCTACGAGGACCTCTACGGCGGACCGCAGACCGTTTCGATCCTGAAAGTGGATCTGAACGATCCGGCTCTGGAGCTCGGCATTGGCGTCTGCCCGGACGACAACCGCCAGACGGTCAGCGCGTTGGGGAAACGATACCATGCCCTGGCCGCCGTCAATGCCGGTTATTTCAACTTCAGCCCCTCGTCGGCGGTGGGGTTGCTGAAAGTCAACGGCGAAATGTTGTGTGACGCTCTGGGCGGAGTCGACTCTTCCGGCTACTTGTATTTTACCGGCAGCCGGGTCGGCGTGGCGACGCCGGAGGAGGTGAATACCGGATTGGGCGACAATATGCGCTGGAGTTTCCCGCTGCTGGTGAAGGATGGGGAAATTTACGACCGCATCGGCGATTATGACCATACGCTGCAGCGTCACAACCGTACCGCAGTCGGCGTCACGGCCGACAACCAGTTGTTCCTGGTGGTTTTCGACGGCCGGACGCCCGGCCGGGCAATCGGCGTAACCTGTCCGCAGTTGGCCGATTTCATGAAGCGGCTCGGCTGTGTCGACGCGATCAATATGGACGGCGGCGGTTCGACGACGATGTGGGTGGAATCGCTCGGCGTCGTCAACCATCCGACCGACAACCGGAAGTTCGACCATGCGGGGGAACGGCGGGTCTACGATATTCTGTATGTCCGGCTGAAATCGGCGGCGGAATTGCCGCTGGAGCCGTCCGCCGAGGAGGCGCCGGATTCCCTGGACCAGACCGACCCGGACAATGAGGCGTTTACCGCCGCGGCGTGA
- a CDS encoding SGNH/GDSL hydrolase family protein translates to MKTRKIILLLLFMALSGIAPKPVRAAGEPIEWHEVDEPGFSVEGFYWYDQEKLFRRLPAEPNPAVYYLVSDLAWDTAGGQLHFQTDSAEVWIDVDLGQLKLMGHMAPTGSSGFDLYAGPPGEERFVAVAPPPLSEAQYTRRLFPFSDPAERKMRSFIINFPLYNPVKTVRIGLTPGAKLLTPAAGADSRPIAIYGTSITQGACASRPGSAVSNILSRRLGRPVLNFGFSSCGGGEVAVARHLAQIKDPAMFIFDCEANAGEAVTGNVAACIAELRKTHPTTPILWVSGTPYSFESYDKPRVDGANPRNRRWSDIVREQAERVRKLREAGDTNLYFMDGGKVWGSRYCDEATVDGAHPNDYGFFLMAEAWEKTIRDILKD, encoded by the coding sequence ATGAAAACCAGAAAAATCATATTGCTGTTGCTGTTCATGGCACTATCCGGCATTGCGCCGAAGCCGGTTCGGGCGGCCGGCGAGCCAATCGAATGGCATGAAGTCGACGAGCCGGGATTCTCAGTGGAAGGTTTCTACTGGTATGACCAGGAGAAACTCTTCCGCCGCCTGCCGGCAGAACCGAACCCCGCAGTCTATTACCTCGTTTCCGACCTCGCCTGGGACACGGCGGGCGGGCAGTTGCACTTTCAAACGGACAGCGCCGAAGTGTGGATCGACGTGGATCTGGGCCAATTGAAACTGATGGGACATATGGCGCCAACCGGCAGCAGCGGCTTCGATCTCTATGCCGGACCGCCCGGCGAAGAACGTTTTGTCGCGGTTGCGCCGCCGCCGTTGTCAGAAGCCCAATATACCCGGCGGCTCTTTCCTTTTTCCGATCCTGCCGAGCGGAAAATGCGCTCCTTCATCATCAATTTCCCGCTTTATAATCCCGTAAAAACCGTGCGGATCGGCTTGACTCCCGGCGCAAAGCTGCTGACGCCGGCCGCCGGAGCGGATTCCCGCCCGATCGCAATCTACGGAACCTCGATCACCCAGGGCGCCTGCGCCTCGCGGCCGGGCAGTGCCGTCAGCAATATTCTCAGCCGCCGGCTGGGACGGCCGGTGCTCAACTTCGGCTTTTCGTCCTGCGGCGGCGGCGAGGTTGCCGTCGCCCGGCATCTCGCCCAAATCAAAGATCCCGCCATGTTCATTTTCGACTGCGAAGCCAATGCCGGCGAAGCGGTGACCGGGAATGTTGCCGCCTGCATTGCGGAATTGCGCAAAACGCATCCGACCACGCCGATTCTCTGGGTTTCCGGCACACCTTACAGCTTCGAATCCTACGACAAACCTCGTGTTGACGGCGCCAATCCCCGTAATCGGCGCTGGAGCGATATCGTCCGGGAACAGGCCGAACGCGTCCGCAAGCTGCGTGAAGCCGGCGATACCAATCTCTATTTCATGGACGGCGGCAAGGTGTGGGGCTCGCGTTACTGCGATGAAGCCACAGTCGACGGCGCCCACCCGAACGACTACGGTTTTTTCCTGATGGCCGAGGCATGGGAAAAAACCATTCGCGATATTCTGAAGGACTGA
- the ilvN gene encoding acetolactate synthase small subunit, producing the protein MSEAKRHTISVLVENKFGVLARVAGLFSGRGYNICSLTVNQTHDPQVSKMTIVTVGDAAVLEQIEKQLNKLIDVIKVDDLTEGRFIERELVLVKIRAATPEVRSQIMQLVEIFDGKIVTVRKEELGVEISGRSDQLDNFIDLARDFGIIETARSGRVAIAREAGVAQEY; encoded by the coding sequence ATGAGCGAAGCAAAGCGGCATACGATTTCGGTATTGGTTGAAAACAAATTCGGAGTTCTGGCGCGGGTGGCCGGATTGTTCAGCGGGCGCGGTTACAATATCTGTTCGCTGACGGTCAACCAGACGCATGATCCGCAGGTGTCGAAGATGACGATTGTCACTGTCGGCGATGCCGCCGTGCTGGAGCAGATTGAAAAACAGTTGAACAAATTGATTGATGTCATCAAGGTCGACGACTTGACCGAAGGCCGGTTTATCGAGCGGGAACTGGTGCTGGTGAAAATCAGGGCGGCGACACCGGAAGTGCGTTCCCAGATCATGCAGCTGGTCGAAATTTTCGACGGCAAGATCGTAACGGTGCGCAAGGAGGAACTCGGGGTGGAAATCTCCGGCCGTTCGGACCAGCTGGACAATTTCATCGATCTGGCGCGCGATTTCGGCATCATCGAGACGGCGCGTTCCGGCCGGGTGGCCATCGCCCGGGAAGCGGGAGTCGCCCAGGAATATTGA
- a CDS encoding VacJ family lipoprotein, with product MNFKRCLLSWSGALLLAGGCHSAVEGKIDAMKESGVVKLNEAGVIDYADLSPMDDLPTEIGGRDPVEGFNRAMFATNDVFMRYLFRPVGYVYGSIFPEPAVMAFNRFTDNLGFPARMISAFCQARFQAGGIEFVRFLGNTTIGIVGFFDPATAWFDLPRQDSDFGQAFASWGIGPGCYLFLPGAGPTNVRDGVGKIFDYALDPKTYFYGGQAFTMLNKGMTSYRDYETLVYANFDPYLQMRDLSLLTRRMQLERWKPETTALPEAQPAPAGPVQLADYPEQGGDVNTLRAALFDFTDPSAWTYLSVFNGSFGAAGLIRDVQVLPGKPAMEFKFWPVADNRRAPLLIILPGLGSHYTAATAAGLAELAHQQGYAVVVLSNAMHWAFATTATDNFMPGFTPADARAIRQAINAVVRDLNETERCFPADISLLGYSLGGLETLFIASQPSDDQPFQFRRYIAINPPVDLLRGLQCLDDYYASMPAPDADAAADNMVDAAGNFMMTLRNKNAEVGYWGVKTDLTNNGDTLLFTDEAQARFLIGYSFRRSLQELLIALHKQQPLPVLQIPYSWWNRHELYREISRFGYEQYLNEVLLPFYERKVGDKISLPKFNELAGLHAVEETLRDNPKIRVLHNGDDFLTDAADRTFLQRTLGSRLTLFNTGGHLGNFFHPTVQQALRDALSRQPAAK from the coding sequence ATGAATTTCAAACGGTGCTTATTGAGCTGGTCCGGCGCTTTGCTGCTGGCCGGCGGCTGCCATTCGGCGGTGGAGGGAAAAATTGACGCCATGAAGGAATCCGGGGTTGTCAAGCTGAACGAAGCCGGAGTGATTGATTATGCCGACCTGTCGCCGATGGACGATCTGCCGACCGAAATCGGCGGCCGGGATCCGGTCGAAGGGTTCAACCGGGCGATGTTTGCCACCAACGATGTGTTCATGCGTTATTTGTTCCGGCCGGTCGGCTACGTCTACGGTTCGATCTTTCCGGAACCGGCGGTGATGGCGTTCAACCGTTTTACCGACAACCTGGGGTTTCCGGCCCGGATGATCAGCGCTTTCTGCCAGGCCCGTTTCCAGGCCGGCGGTATCGAATTTGTCCGTTTCCTCGGCAATACGACGATCGGAATTGTCGGATTTTTCGATCCGGCGACGGCCTGGTTCGATCTGCCGCGGCAGGATTCCGATTTCGGGCAGGCGTTCGCCAGTTGGGGGATTGGGCCGGGCTGTTATCTGTTCCTGCCGGGCGCCGGCCCGACGAACGTGCGTGACGGAGTCGGTAAAATTTTCGACTATGCGCTGGACCCGAAAACCTATTTCTACGGCGGCCAGGCTTTTACGATGCTGAACAAGGGGATGACCTCCTATCGGGATTACGAAACGCTGGTTTACGCCAACTTCGACCCCTATCTGCAGATGCGCGATCTGTCGCTTCTGACCCGGCGCATGCAGTTGGAGCGCTGGAAGCCGGAAACGACGGCTCTGCCGGAAGCGCAGCCGGCCCCGGCCGGTCCGGTCCAACTGGCGGATTATCCGGAGCAGGGCGGCGATGTCAACACGTTGCGGGCGGCGCTGTTCGATTTCACCGACCCGAGCGCCTGGACCTACCTTTCGGTATTCAACGGTTCGTTCGGCGCGGCCGGGTTGATCCGCGACGTTCAGGTGCTGCCGGGCAAACCGGCGATGGAATTTAAATTCTGGCCGGTCGCCGACAACCGGCGGGCGCCGCTGCTGATCATCCTGCCGGGGCTGGGCAGCCACTACACGGCGGCGACGGCGGCCGGTTTGGCAGAACTGGCCCACCAGCAGGGGTATGCCGTCGTCGTGCTCAGCAATGCGATGCACTGGGCTTTCGCCACCACGGCGACCGACAATTTCATGCCGGGATTCACGCCGGCCGATGCCAGGGCGATCCGCCAGGCGATCAATGCGGTGGTCAGGGATTTGAACGAGACGGAGCGCTGTTTCCCGGCGGATATCAGCTTGCTGGGCTATTCGCTCGGCGGCCTGGAAACGCTATTCATCGCTTCACAGCCGTCCGACGATCAGCCGTTTCAATTCCGCCGTTATATTGCGATCAATCCGCCGGTCGACCTGTTGCGCGGTTTGCAGTGCCTGGATGATTATTACGCTTCGATGCCGGCGCCGGATGCCGATGCGGCGGCGGACAATATGGTCGATGCCGCCGGAAATTTCATGATGACGCTGCGCAACAAAAACGCCGAGGTCGGCTACTGGGGCGTGAAGACCGATTTGACGAACAACGGCGATACGCTGTTGTTCACCGACGAGGCGCAGGCGCGGTTCCTGATCGGCTACAGTTTCCGGCGTTCGCTGCAGGAGCTGCTGATCGCGCTGCACAAACAGCAGCCGCTGCCGGTGCTGCAGATTCCGTACAGTTGGTGGAACCGCCACGAATTGTACCGGGAAATTTCCCGCTTCGGTTACGAACAGTATTTGAACGAAGTGCTGCTGCCGTTTTACGAGCGGAAAGTCGGCGACAAAATTTCGCTGCCGAAGTTCAATGAGCTGGCCGGTTTGCACGCCGTTGAAGAGACGCTGCGCGACAACCCGAAAATCCGGGTACTGCACAACGGCGATGATTTTCTGACTGACGCCGCAGACCGGACTTTTCTGCAGCGGACGCTCGGCAGCCGGCTGACGCTTTTTAACACCGGCGGGCATCTGGGGAATTTTTTCCATCCGACCGTGCAGCAGGCGTTGCGCGACGCGTTGTCCCGGCAGCCGGCGGCGAAATGA